In Rhinopithecus roxellana isolate Shanxi Qingling chromosome 4, ASM756505v1, whole genome shotgun sequence, a single genomic region encodes these proteins:
- the VGLL2 gene encoding transcription cofactor vestigial-like protein 2 isoform X1 encodes MSCLDVMYQVYGPPQPYFAAAYTPYHQKLAYYSKMQEAQECNASPSSSGSGSSSFSSQTPASIKEEEGSPEKERPPEAEYINSRCVLFTYFQGDISSVVDEHFSRALSQPSSYSPSCTSSKAPRSSGPWRDCSFPMSQRSFPASFWNSAYQAPVPAPLGSPLATAHSELPFAAADPYSPAALHGHLHQGATEPWHHAHPHHAHPHHPYALGGALGAQAAPYPRPAAVHEVYAPHFDPRYGPLLMPAASGRPARLAPAPAPAPGSPPCELSGKGEPAGAAWAGPGGPFSSPSGDVAQGLGLSVDSGLQHQDKSKDVYWF; translated from the exons ATGAGCTGTCTGGATGTTATGTACCAAGTCTATGGTCCTCCGCAGCCGTACTTCGCAGCCGCCTACACCCCCTACCACCAG AAACTAGCCTATTACTCCAAAATGCAGGAAGCCCAGGAGTGCAATGCCAGccccagcagcagtggcagcggCAGCTCCTCATTTTCCAGCCAAACCCCAGCCAGtataaaagaggaagaaggcagCCCAGAGAAAGAGCGCCCACCAGAGGCAGAGTACATCAACTCCCGCTGCGTCCTCTTCACTTATTTCCAGGGGGACATCAGCTCCGTGGTGGATGAACATTTCAGCAGGGCCCTGAGTCAACCCAGCAGCTACTCTCCCAGCTGTACCAGCAGCAAAGCACCAAGGAGCTCTGGGCCCTGGCGAG ACTGCTCCTTCCCGATGAGCCAGCGCAGCTTCCCCGCCTCCTTCTGGAACAGCGCGTACCAGGCGCCAGTGCCCGCGCCGCTGGGCAGCCCTCTGGCCACCGCGCACTCGGAGCTGCCCTTCGCCGCCGCCGACCCCTACTCGCCCGCCGCGCTGCATGGCCACCTGCACCAGGGCGCCACCGAGCCCTGGCACCACGCGCACCCGCACCACGCGCACCCGCATCACCCCTACGCCCTGGGCGGCGCCCTCGGCGCCCAGGCCGCCCCCTACCCGCGTCCCGCCGCGGTGCACGAAGTCTACGCGCCTCACTTCGACCCGCGCTACGGGCCGCTGCTGATGCCAGCCGCCTCAGGGCGCCCGGCCCGCCTCGCACCCGCCCCAGCGCCCGCGCCGGGTAGTCCTCCCTGCGAGCTTTCCGGCAAGGGCGAGCCGGCGGGCGCCGCATGGGCCGGGCCCGGGGGGCCCTTCTCGAGCCCCTCGGGAGACGTGGCCCAGGGTCTGGGCCTCAGCGTGGACTCAG GTTTGCAGCATCAGGACAAAAGCAAGGATGTGTACTGGTTTTAG
- the VGLL2 gene encoding transcription cofactor vestigial-like protein 2 isoform X2, with translation MSCLDVMYQVYGPPQPYFAAAYTPYHQKLAYYSKMQEAQECNASPSSSGSGSSSFSSQTPASIKEEEGSPEKERPPEAEYINSRCVLFTYFQGDISSVVDEHFSRALSQPSSYSPSCTSSKAPRSSGPWRDCSFPMSQRSFPASFWNSAYQAPVPAPLGSPLATAHSELPFAAADPYSPAALHGHLHQGATEPWHHAHPHHAHPHHPYALGGALGAQAAPYPRPAAVHEVYAPHFDPRYGPLLMPAASGRPARLAPAPAPAPGSPPCELSGKGEPAGAAWAGPGGPFSSPSGDVAQGLGLSVDSARRYSLCGASLLS, from the exons ATGAGCTGTCTGGATGTTATGTACCAAGTCTATGGTCCTCCGCAGCCGTACTTCGCAGCCGCCTACACCCCCTACCACCAG AAACTAGCCTATTACTCCAAAATGCAGGAAGCCCAGGAGTGCAATGCCAGccccagcagcagtggcagcggCAGCTCCTCATTTTCCAGCCAAACCCCAGCCAGtataaaagaggaagaaggcagCCCAGAGAAAGAGCGCCCACCAGAGGCAGAGTACATCAACTCCCGCTGCGTCCTCTTCACTTATTTCCAGGGGGACATCAGCTCCGTGGTGGATGAACATTTCAGCAGGGCCCTGAGTCAACCCAGCAGCTACTCTCCCAGCTGTACCAGCAGCAAAGCACCAAGGAGCTCTGGGCCCTGGCGAG ACTGCTCCTTCCCGATGAGCCAGCGCAGCTTCCCCGCCTCCTTCTGGAACAGCGCGTACCAGGCGCCAGTGCCCGCGCCGCTGGGCAGCCCTCTGGCCACCGCGCACTCGGAGCTGCCCTTCGCCGCCGCCGACCCCTACTCGCCCGCCGCGCTGCATGGCCACCTGCACCAGGGCGCCACCGAGCCCTGGCACCACGCGCACCCGCACCACGCGCACCCGCATCACCCCTACGCCCTGGGCGGCGCCCTCGGCGCCCAGGCCGCCCCCTACCCGCGTCCCGCCGCGGTGCACGAAGTCTACGCGCCTCACTTCGACCCGCGCTACGGGCCGCTGCTGATGCCAGCCGCCTCAGGGCGCCCGGCCCGCCTCGCACCCGCCCCAGCGCCCGCGCCGGGTAGTCCTCCCTGCGAGCTTTCCGGCAAGGGCGAGCCGGCGGGCGCCGCATGGGCCGGGCCCGGGGGGCCCTTCTCGAGCCCCTCGGGAGACGTGGCCCAGGGTCTGGGCCTCAGCGTGGACTCAG CTCGTCGTTATTCCCTCTGTGGTGCATCCCTCCTGAGCTGA